One genomic window of Anguilla anguilla isolate fAngAng1 chromosome 13, fAngAng1.pri, whole genome shotgun sequence includes the following:
- the LOC118211707 gene encoding uncharacterized protein LOC118211707 isoform X2, protein MAMNVKLTPDAVDKCNRFVLLAWLNESLQTKFTQVEEICSGAVYCQLMDWLYPESLDLALVKFQAQEEADFIHNYSLLQASFTKMGVTKSVPVEDLIKGKFRDNFTFLKWFKKFFDVNFCGQIYCPLEARDGQSILAVKVYGSVPLTRSLLEDPALKLKSILDSKEETPSKTRKRIVFQDSWQENYSWAEPSKLGDTYAHCPLCNINLNVNHSGILDLKRHNQSKRHRLNAKEVGNPTPPDSPPCSETTLRLIEKYSGGSDALRKGRGGDEGGVSAAAARSVLGSGYPADLASACAETPYCVYLYRGVQLQGGASTCCAVLLGFFDEAAGRRRVRLLDAVRPEAGEDSDVVAAVSASLAETLKRFQIPAHKMAALYVDGEAESAAQISERVQELSPKAVPVAGLYGLADRACQVGVAALTGPIPKLLADIHRHYSSACAAANDNLKELFAHTGALPELSGHCLSFAGVVQKMPEMWPDLVSYFASCEPEDEGAGPIRARLEEPESRAMLSFLGHALEPLRAFQELLEGGGEDGWRADLPHILWVASGLLRRYATRLLRPHAMVKYLKERDPAMLANRKLRLPQAELDVGLAAREFLSGDGFAEEALAFYSAVMGAVADSLPLSDGLLRDMACLLSPTRRLQLSPKVVGGLGAQLGLCGTPDLATQLTQQFQEFQLAEREESPKDLPLEQDWGAALKNMGRDSIYRKLILTLLALPCPPLDLQSVFSQALENGDSVLLDEVTESELDLTNDSTLSDATPSSPLQNGGTKVGPDSSSSSSAEVPGLADAVKPCAVVLEKIPKADSKASETFFIEDDIIWSSSCEESTQESSITSTPKAATPSPKRSKKTYPYQDEKGFCMGELVWGKVKGFSWWPGLVVGWKSKQVPLGMRRVEWFGDGMFSEIYTERLLPFAAFAKCFCSNSFASLPAYKEAIYQILELAVDRCGKVFPPGKDGGKDEEIKVMMDWAFGGFEPSGPDGFQPPVEASESLETSLAEYQPPAKRKYLHKNKASPDQDFSRDQMVQEVQKRGKSIEDFCLCCGSVYVEIFHPLFEGGLCLKCKDNFTETLYRYDDDGYQSYCTVCCAGLEVILCGNNSCCRCYCKDCLNSLVGPGTFEQLKDVDPWSCYLCLPSQRYGLLRRRPDWSVRVQEFFANESAMEFEPHRVYPSIPANQRRPIKVLSLFDGIATGYLVLRDLGFKVERYIASEICEDSIAVGMIKHEGKIEHVNDVRTITRKHIAEWGPFDLLIGGSPCNDLSMVNPARKGLFEGTGRLFFEYYRMLTMMRPKEDDPRPFFWLFENVVAMGSRDKADICRFLECNPILIDAVKVSPAHRARYFWGNLPGMNRPLATSLTDCCNLQGCLEIGRLAKFEKVRTITTKSNSIRQGKSETLPVTMNGKDDYLWCTEIERIFGFPKHYTDVNNMGRGQRQKVLGRSWSVPVIRHLFAPLKDYFACE, encoded by the exons ATGGCAATGAATGTGAAGCTAACGCCTGATGCTGTGGATAAGTGTAACCGGTTTGTGCTACTTGCCTGGCTCAATGAATCCTTGCAGACCAAATTTACACAGGTGGAGGAAATATGCTCAG GTGCTGTGTATTGCCAGCTGATGGACTGGCTCTACCCCGAATCTCTGGACCTGGCACTAGTGAAGTTCCAGGCTCAGGAGGAGGCCGACTTTATCCACAACTACAGCCTATTACAGGCCAGCTTCACCAAGATGGGAGTGACCAAA TCTGTCCCAGTGGAGGACCTGATCAAGGGGAAGTTCCGTGACAACTTCACCTTCCTAAAATGGTTCAAGAAGTTTTTCGACGTAAATTTCTGTGGCCAGATCTACTGCCCCCTGGAGGCCCGTGATGGCCAAAGCATCCTGGCTGTGAAGGTGTACGGCTCTGTTCCCCTAACCAGGAGTCTCCTGGAGGACCCAG CGCTGAAGCTGAAGTCCATATTGGACTCCAAGGAGGAGACCCCGAGCAAGACCAGGAAGCGCATCGTCTTCCAGGACAGCTGGCAGGAGAACTACAGCTGGGCGGAGCCCAGCAAGCTGGGCGACACCTACGCCCACTGTCCGCTGTGCAACATCAACCTCAACGTCAACCACAGCGGAATACTGGACCTGAAACGCCACAACCAGAGCAAGAGGCACCGCCTGAACGCCAAGGAGGTGGGGAACCCCACGCCCCCGGATTCGCCTCCCTGCAGCGAAACCACGCTGAGGTTGATCGAGAAGTACAGCGGCGGCTCGGACGCGCTGAGGAAGGGGCGCGGCGGTGATGAGGGCGGGGTCTCGGCCGCGGCCGCTCGCTCCGTGCTGGGGTCGGGCTACCCAGCTGACCTGGCGTCGGCGTGCGCAGAGACGCCGTACTGCGTGTACCTGTATCGCGGGGTGCAGCTGCAGGGCGGGGCCTCCACCTGCTGCGCTGTGCTGCTGGGGTTCTTCGACGAGGCCGCCGGGCGGAGGCGGGTGCGGCTGCTGGACGCGGTGCGGCCAGAGGCGGGCGAGGACAGCGACGTGGTTGCCGCGGTTTCCGCCAGCCTGGCGGAGACGCTGAAGCGCTTCCAGATCCCCgctcacaaaatggccgccctctACGTGGACGGCGAGGCGGAGAGCGCGGCGCAGATCAGCGAGCGGGTGCAGGAGCTCAGCCCCAAAGCGGTGCCCGTGGCCGGGCTCTACGGGCTGGCCGATCGGGCGTGCCAGGTGGGCGTGGCGGCACTGACGGGCCCCATCCCCAAGCTCCTCGCCGACATTCACCGCCACTACTCCTCTGCCTGCGCCGCCGCCAACGACAACCTTAAGGAGCTGTTTGCCCACACGGGGGCGCTGCCGGAGCTCTCCGGCCACTGCCTCTCCTTCGCTGGGGTCGTGCAGAAGATGCCGGAAATGTGGCCCGACCTGGTCTCCTATTTCGCGTCCTGCGAGCCCGAagacgagggggcggggccgatcCGGGCGCGTCTGGAGGAGCCGGAGAGCAGGGCGATGCTGAGCTTCCTGGGCCACGCCCTGGAGCCGCTGCGCGCCTtccaggagctgctggaggggggcggggaggacgGGTGGCGGGCAGATCTGCCCCACATCCTTTGGGTCGCCAGCGGCCTCCTGCGGCGGTATGCCACCCGCTTGCTGCGCCCGCACGCCATGGTCAAGTACCTGAAGGAGCGAGACCCCGCCATGCTGGCAAACAGGAAGCTCCGTCTCCCGCAGGCGGAGCTGGACGTGGGCCTGGCTGCCCGGGAGTTCCTGAGCGGGGACGGTTTTGCCGAGGAGGCCCTGGCCTTCTATTCGGCGGTGATGGGCGCGGTGGCGGACAGCCTGCCGCTGAGCGACGGGCTCCTGCGCGACATGGCCTGCCTCTTGAGCCCCACCCGCCGCCTGCAGCTCAGCCCCAAGGTGgtggggggcctgggggcccaGCTGGGTCTCTGTGGGACCCCTGACCTGGCCACACAGCTCACGCAGCAGTTCCAGGAGTTCCAGCTGGCCGAGAGGGAGGAGTCTCCCAAGGACCTGCCCTTGGAGCAGGACTGGGGGGCGGCGCTGAAGAACATGGGACGGGACTCCATCTACCGGAAACTCATCCTGACACTCCTGGCCCTGCCCTGTCCACCCCTGGACCTGCAGAGCGTTTTCTCTCAG GCCTTGGAGAATGGAGATTCCGTCCTACTGGATGAGGTGACCGAGAGCGAGCTGGACCTGACCAATGACAGTACTCTGTCCGACGCCAcgccttcctctcccctccaaAATGGAGGCACCAAGGTGGGACCAGACAGCTCCTCAAGCAGCTCTGCAG AGGTGCCCGGCTTGGCAGACGCAGTGAAGCCgtgtgctgtggtgctggaGAAGATACCGA aggCAGACTCAAAGGCGTCTGAGACGTTCTTCATTGAGGATGACATCATCTGGTCCAGCTCCTGTGAGGAG TCAACTCAAGAGAGTTCCATAACATCCACCCCGAAGGCAGCCACTCCAAGCCCAAAACGCTCTAAGAAGACCTATCCGTACCAG GATGAGAAGGGGTTTTGCATGGGAGAGCTGGTTTGGGGGAAGGTGAAGGGTTTCTCCTGGTGGCCAGGGCTGGTCGTGGGGTGGAAATCCAAGCAGGTTCCCCTGGGCATGCGCCGGGTGGAGTGGTTCGGAGATGGAATGTTCTcagag ATCTACACAGAGCGTCTCCTGCCATTCGCTGCCTTTGCCAAGTGTTTCTGTTCCAACTCCTTTGCCAGCCTGCCTGCATACAAGGAAGCGATCTACCAGATCCTCGAG CTGGCAGTGGACAGGTGTGGAAAGGTGTTCCCACCAGGGAAGGATGGGGGGAAGGATGAGGAGATAAAAGTGATGATGGACTGGGCCTTCGGGGGATTCGAACCCAGCGGACCCGACGGCTTCCAGCCACCTGTGGAGGCCAGCG AGTCCCTGGAAACTTCTCTGGCTGAATACCAGCCTCCCGCCAAGAGGAAGTACTTGCATAAGAACAAAGCTAGTCCTGACCAGGACTTCAGCAGAG ACCAAATGGTGCAGGAAGTGCAAAAGAGGGGCAAGAGCATTGAAG atttCTGCCTTTGCTGTGGGAGCGTGTACGTAGAGATCTTCCACCCGCTCTTCGAGGGAGGCTTATGCCTCAAATGCAAG GACAACTTCACAGAGACGCTGTACCGCTACGATGATGATGGGTACCAGTCATACTGCACCGTGTGCTGTGCGGGCCTGGAGGTCATCCTGTGTGGAAATAACAGTTGTTGCCG GTGTTACTGTAAGGACTGCCTGAACTCTCTGGTGGGCCCCGGGACCTTTGAGCAGCTGAAGGACGTGGACCCCTGGAGCTGCTACCTGTGCCTGCCGTCCCAGCGATACGGGCTGCTGAGACGCCGGCCCGACTGGAGCGTGCGCGTGCAGGAGTTCTTCGCCAACGAGAGCGCCATGGAATTC GAGCCCCACAGAGTGTACCCCTCCATCCCTGCTAACCAGCGGAGGCCCATTAAGGTGTTGTCCCTTTTTGACGGCATTGCCACAG GCTACCTGGTTTTGCGTGACCTGGGCTTCAAGGTGGAAAGGTACATTGCCTCAGAGATCTGTGAGGACTCCATCGCTGTGGGGATGATCAAACACGAGGGCAAAATTGAGCATGTCAACGATGTGCGGACCATAACCAGGAAGCAC ATTGCTGAGTGGGGCCCCTTTGACCTTCTGATTGGCGGGAGTCCATGCAATGACCTCTCCATGGTGAATCCAGCGCGGAAGGGCCTTTTTG AGGGCACCGGCAGGCTGTTTTTTGAATACTACCGAATGCTGACAATGATGAGGCCGAAGGAGGACGATCCCCGCCCCTTCTTCTGGCTGTTTGAGAATGTGGTCGCCATGGGCAGCCGCGACAAGGCCGACATCTGCCGCTTTCTGGAG TGTAACCCGATTCTGATTGATGCGGTGAAAGTGAGCCCAGCCCACAGGGCTCGGTACTTCTGGGGAAACCTGCCAGGGATGAACAG GCCCCTTGCTACGTCCCTCACCGACTGCTGCAACCTTCAGGGCTGCCTTGAGATCGGGCGACTAGCCAAG TTTGAGAAAGTGCGCACCATCACCACTAAATCCAACTCCATCCGACAGGGCAAGTCCGAGACTCTACCCGTCACTATGAACGGGAAGGACGACTATCTGTGGTGTACAGAGATAGAGAG GATTTTTGgttttcccaaacattacacCGATGTGAACAACATGGGGCGAGGTCAGCGTCAGAAGGTTCTGGGGCGGTCCTGGAGTGTCCCCGTGATCCGACACCTGTTTGCCCCTCTGAAGGACTACTTTGCCTGCGAATAA
- the LOC118211707 gene encoding DNA (cytosine-5)-methyltransferase 3A-like isoform X1 produces MAMNVKLTPDAVDKCNRFVLLAWLNESLQTKFTQVEEICSGAVYCQLMDWLYPESLDLALVKFQAQEEADFIHNYSLLQASFTKMGVTKSVPVEDLIKGKFRDNFTFLKWFKKFFDVNFCGQIYCPLEARDGQSILAVKVYGSVPLTRSLLEDPALKLKSILDSKEETPSKTRKRIVFQDSWQENYSWAEPSKLGDTYAHCPLCNINLNVNHSGILDLKRHNQSKRHRLNAKEVGNPTPPDSPPCSETTLRLIEKYSGGSDALRKGRGGDEGGVSAAAARSVLGSGYPADLASACAETPYCVYLYRGVQLQGGASTCCAVLLGFFDEAAGRRRVRLLDAVRPEAGEDSDVVAAVSASLAETLKRFQIPAHKMAALYVDGEAESAAQISERVQELSPKAVPVAGLYGLADRACQVGVAALTGPIPKLLADIHRHYSSACAAANDNLKELFAHTGALPELSGHCLSFAGVVQKMPEMWPDLVSYFASCEPEDEGAGPIRARLEEPESRAMLSFLGHALEPLRAFQELLEGGGEDGWRADLPHILWVASGLLRRYATRLLRPHAMVKYLKERDPAMLANRKLRLPQAELDVGLAAREFLSGDGFAEEALAFYSAVMGAVADSLPLSDGLLRDMACLLSPTRRLQLSPKVVGGLGAQLGLCGTPDLATQLTQQFQEFQLAEREESPKDLPLEQDWGAALKNMGRDSIYRKLILTLLALPCPPLDLQSVFSQALENGDSVLLDEVTESELDLTNDSTLSDATPSSPLQNGGTKVGPDSSSSSSAEVPGLADAVKPCAVVLEKIPKADSKASETFFIEDDIIWSSSCEEGSVRGICGWERSLRQKPQARTVFQAGVGTWGKPQSLEKDTNAPKTAPAGSTQESSITSTPKAATPSPKRSKKTYPYQDEKGFCMGELVWGKVKGFSWWPGLVVGWKSKQVPLGMRRVEWFGDGMFSEIYTERLLPFAAFAKCFCSNSFASLPAYKEAIYQILELAVDRCGKVFPPGKDGGKDEEIKVMMDWAFGGFEPSGPDGFQPPVEASESLETSLAEYQPPAKRKYLHKNKASPDQDFSRDQMVQEVQKRGKSIEDFCLCCGSVYVEIFHPLFEGGLCLKCKDNFTETLYRYDDDGYQSYCTVCCAGLEVILCGNNSCCRCYCKDCLNSLVGPGTFEQLKDVDPWSCYLCLPSQRYGLLRRRPDWSVRVQEFFANESAMEFEPHRVYPSIPANQRRPIKVLSLFDGIATGYLVLRDLGFKVERYIASEICEDSIAVGMIKHEGKIEHVNDVRTITRKHIAEWGPFDLLIGGSPCNDLSMVNPARKGLFEGTGRLFFEYYRMLTMMRPKEDDPRPFFWLFENVVAMGSRDKADICRFLECNPILIDAVKVSPAHRARYFWGNLPGMNRPLATSLTDCCNLQGCLEIGRLAKFEKVRTITTKSNSIRQGKSETLPVTMNGKDDYLWCTEIERIFGFPKHYTDVNNMGRGQRQKVLGRSWSVPVIRHLFAPLKDYFACE; encoded by the exons ATGGCAATGAATGTGAAGCTAACGCCTGATGCTGTGGATAAGTGTAACCGGTTTGTGCTACTTGCCTGGCTCAATGAATCCTTGCAGACCAAATTTACACAGGTGGAGGAAATATGCTCAG GTGCTGTGTATTGCCAGCTGATGGACTGGCTCTACCCCGAATCTCTGGACCTGGCACTAGTGAAGTTCCAGGCTCAGGAGGAGGCCGACTTTATCCACAACTACAGCCTATTACAGGCCAGCTTCACCAAGATGGGAGTGACCAAA TCTGTCCCAGTGGAGGACCTGATCAAGGGGAAGTTCCGTGACAACTTCACCTTCCTAAAATGGTTCAAGAAGTTTTTCGACGTAAATTTCTGTGGCCAGATCTACTGCCCCCTGGAGGCCCGTGATGGCCAAAGCATCCTGGCTGTGAAGGTGTACGGCTCTGTTCCCCTAACCAGGAGTCTCCTGGAGGACCCAG CGCTGAAGCTGAAGTCCATATTGGACTCCAAGGAGGAGACCCCGAGCAAGACCAGGAAGCGCATCGTCTTCCAGGACAGCTGGCAGGAGAACTACAGCTGGGCGGAGCCCAGCAAGCTGGGCGACACCTACGCCCACTGTCCGCTGTGCAACATCAACCTCAACGTCAACCACAGCGGAATACTGGACCTGAAACGCCACAACCAGAGCAAGAGGCACCGCCTGAACGCCAAGGAGGTGGGGAACCCCACGCCCCCGGATTCGCCTCCCTGCAGCGAAACCACGCTGAGGTTGATCGAGAAGTACAGCGGCGGCTCGGACGCGCTGAGGAAGGGGCGCGGCGGTGATGAGGGCGGGGTCTCGGCCGCGGCCGCTCGCTCCGTGCTGGGGTCGGGCTACCCAGCTGACCTGGCGTCGGCGTGCGCAGAGACGCCGTACTGCGTGTACCTGTATCGCGGGGTGCAGCTGCAGGGCGGGGCCTCCACCTGCTGCGCTGTGCTGCTGGGGTTCTTCGACGAGGCCGCCGGGCGGAGGCGGGTGCGGCTGCTGGACGCGGTGCGGCCAGAGGCGGGCGAGGACAGCGACGTGGTTGCCGCGGTTTCCGCCAGCCTGGCGGAGACGCTGAAGCGCTTCCAGATCCCCgctcacaaaatggccgccctctACGTGGACGGCGAGGCGGAGAGCGCGGCGCAGATCAGCGAGCGGGTGCAGGAGCTCAGCCCCAAAGCGGTGCCCGTGGCCGGGCTCTACGGGCTGGCCGATCGGGCGTGCCAGGTGGGCGTGGCGGCACTGACGGGCCCCATCCCCAAGCTCCTCGCCGACATTCACCGCCACTACTCCTCTGCCTGCGCCGCCGCCAACGACAACCTTAAGGAGCTGTTTGCCCACACGGGGGCGCTGCCGGAGCTCTCCGGCCACTGCCTCTCCTTCGCTGGGGTCGTGCAGAAGATGCCGGAAATGTGGCCCGACCTGGTCTCCTATTTCGCGTCCTGCGAGCCCGAagacgagggggcggggccgatcCGGGCGCGTCTGGAGGAGCCGGAGAGCAGGGCGATGCTGAGCTTCCTGGGCCACGCCCTGGAGCCGCTGCGCGCCTtccaggagctgctggaggggggcggggaggacgGGTGGCGGGCAGATCTGCCCCACATCCTTTGGGTCGCCAGCGGCCTCCTGCGGCGGTATGCCACCCGCTTGCTGCGCCCGCACGCCATGGTCAAGTACCTGAAGGAGCGAGACCCCGCCATGCTGGCAAACAGGAAGCTCCGTCTCCCGCAGGCGGAGCTGGACGTGGGCCTGGCTGCCCGGGAGTTCCTGAGCGGGGACGGTTTTGCCGAGGAGGCCCTGGCCTTCTATTCGGCGGTGATGGGCGCGGTGGCGGACAGCCTGCCGCTGAGCGACGGGCTCCTGCGCGACATGGCCTGCCTCTTGAGCCCCACCCGCCGCCTGCAGCTCAGCCCCAAGGTGgtggggggcctgggggcccaGCTGGGTCTCTGTGGGACCCCTGACCTGGCCACACAGCTCACGCAGCAGTTCCAGGAGTTCCAGCTGGCCGAGAGGGAGGAGTCTCCCAAGGACCTGCCCTTGGAGCAGGACTGGGGGGCGGCGCTGAAGAACATGGGACGGGACTCCATCTACCGGAAACTCATCCTGACACTCCTGGCCCTGCCCTGTCCACCCCTGGACCTGCAGAGCGTTTTCTCTCAG GCCTTGGAGAATGGAGATTCCGTCCTACTGGATGAGGTGACCGAGAGCGAGCTGGACCTGACCAATGACAGTACTCTGTCCGACGCCAcgccttcctctcccctccaaAATGGAGGCACCAAGGTGGGACCAGACAGCTCCTCAAGCAGCTCTGCAG AGGTGCCCGGCTTGGCAGACGCAGTGAAGCCgtgtgctgtggtgctggaGAAGATACCGA aggCAGACTCAAAGGCGTCTGAGACGTTCTTCATTGAGGATGACATCATCTGGTCCAGCTCCTGTGAGGAG gGCTCCGTTAGGGGGATTTGTGGATGGGAGAGAAGTCTCCGACAGAAGCCTCAGGCTCGAACCGTGTTTCAGGCAGGGGTTGGGACCTGGGGGAAGCCGCAGAGCCTCGAGAAGGACACAAATGCCCCCAAAACAGCCCCTGCTGGG TCAACTCAAGAGAGTTCCATAACATCCACCCCGAAGGCAGCCACTCCAAGCCCAAAACGCTCTAAGAAGACCTATCCGTACCAG GATGAGAAGGGGTTTTGCATGGGAGAGCTGGTTTGGGGGAAGGTGAAGGGTTTCTCCTGGTGGCCAGGGCTGGTCGTGGGGTGGAAATCCAAGCAGGTTCCCCTGGGCATGCGCCGGGTGGAGTGGTTCGGAGATGGAATGTTCTcagag ATCTACACAGAGCGTCTCCTGCCATTCGCTGCCTTTGCCAAGTGTTTCTGTTCCAACTCCTTTGCCAGCCTGCCTGCATACAAGGAAGCGATCTACCAGATCCTCGAG CTGGCAGTGGACAGGTGTGGAAAGGTGTTCCCACCAGGGAAGGATGGGGGGAAGGATGAGGAGATAAAAGTGATGATGGACTGGGCCTTCGGGGGATTCGAACCCAGCGGACCCGACGGCTTCCAGCCACCTGTGGAGGCCAGCG AGTCCCTGGAAACTTCTCTGGCTGAATACCAGCCTCCCGCCAAGAGGAAGTACTTGCATAAGAACAAAGCTAGTCCTGACCAGGACTTCAGCAGAG ACCAAATGGTGCAGGAAGTGCAAAAGAGGGGCAAGAGCATTGAAG atttCTGCCTTTGCTGTGGGAGCGTGTACGTAGAGATCTTCCACCCGCTCTTCGAGGGAGGCTTATGCCTCAAATGCAAG GACAACTTCACAGAGACGCTGTACCGCTACGATGATGATGGGTACCAGTCATACTGCACCGTGTGCTGTGCGGGCCTGGAGGTCATCCTGTGTGGAAATAACAGTTGTTGCCG GTGTTACTGTAAGGACTGCCTGAACTCTCTGGTGGGCCCCGGGACCTTTGAGCAGCTGAAGGACGTGGACCCCTGGAGCTGCTACCTGTGCCTGCCGTCCCAGCGATACGGGCTGCTGAGACGCCGGCCCGACTGGAGCGTGCGCGTGCAGGAGTTCTTCGCCAACGAGAGCGCCATGGAATTC GAGCCCCACAGAGTGTACCCCTCCATCCCTGCTAACCAGCGGAGGCCCATTAAGGTGTTGTCCCTTTTTGACGGCATTGCCACAG GCTACCTGGTTTTGCGTGACCTGGGCTTCAAGGTGGAAAGGTACATTGCCTCAGAGATCTGTGAGGACTCCATCGCTGTGGGGATGATCAAACACGAGGGCAAAATTGAGCATGTCAACGATGTGCGGACCATAACCAGGAAGCAC ATTGCTGAGTGGGGCCCCTTTGACCTTCTGATTGGCGGGAGTCCATGCAATGACCTCTCCATGGTGAATCCAGCGCGGAAGGGCCTTTTTG AGGGCACCGGCAGGCTGTTTTTTGAATACTACCGAATGCTGACAATGATGAGGCCGAAGGAGGACGATCCCCGCCCCTTCTTCTGGCTGTTTGAGAATGTGGTCGCCATGGGCAGCCGCGACAAGGCCGACATCTGCCGCTTTCTGGAG TGTAACCCGATTCTGATTGATGCGGTGAAAGTGAGCCCAGCCCACAGGGCTCGGTACTTCTGGGGAAACCTGCCAGGGATGAACAG GCCCCTTGCTACGTCCCTCACCGACTGCTGCAACCTTCAGGGCTGCCTTGAGATCGGGCGACTAGCCAAG TTTGAGAAAGTGCGCACCATCACCACTAAATCCAACTCCATCCGACAGGGCAAGTCCGAGACTCTACCCGTCACTATGAACGGGAAGGACGACTATCTGTGGTGTACAGAGATAGAGAG GATTTTTGgttttcccaaacattacacCGATGTGAACAACATGGGGCGAGGTCAGCGTCAGAAGGTTCTGGGGCGGTCCTGGAGTGTCCCCGTGATCCGACACCTGTTTGCCCCTCTGAAGGACTACTTTGCCTGCGAATAA